From the genome of Methanofollis sp. UBA420:
CAGGTCACGGACAACGAAGCCAGAACGAGTCAGCAGATCGTTTATGATCCGAATATTAAAATGACAGGTATAAATGCCCATTTTTTTGAATGTTGATTTTCTAACCGTCTGAGGAACACTGATAAGGATCAACCCATCATTTTTTAGCACCCGCCGGATCTCACACAGTGTTTGCACGGGGTCTTTCACATGCTGGAGTGTGGAAATACAAAGGACCATATCGAGGGAATTTGATTTTACCGGCAGAGATTCACCCAGGCTCTGACAGAGATGGATATCAAGACCCTCAATTTCAGCATTTTTTCGAGCTCTGAGAAGAGAAGTATCCCACAGTGGGTCAACCCCAATACATTTTCTCCCTTTTTTTTGAAGATAGAGGATATATTCACCAATTCCGCATCCCACATCCAGGACACAGGACTCAGAAGATGAGTGCTCCACTGCCATCTGCAAGATCAATTCCCGATTCAATGACCAGAAGATCTTGTTGACCGGGGTTATTCTTCCCGATCTCCAAGAACGCAGAATCTCATCCTGCTGCTCAAGTGTTGCCTCGTATTGAGGAGGATTTGGATCTATTTCAAAATCTCGTGGACACATCGTATGACATGACGAATGGTTTCTTCCTGCATTGCTGGATACAAAGGAAGAGAGACTTCATGATCGTATGCTCCTTCCCCAAGGGGATAATCACCCCGCACCAGACCATAGTTTTCTCGATAAAACGGATGAAGATGCAACGGAATGAAGTGAACGCTACAGCAGATGCCCATATTTGCCATCTCCCCGATAAAATCGCCCCGATCCATTCCATTGAGAAGAATCGGATAGAGATGGTAGACATGTCTCCGACCCTTTTTTTCAACCGGCGTCACCACTCCCTCGAGATCGCGGAGGCCAGTTGAATACATCTCCGCATACTTCCGCCGCGTCTCAACAAAACCGTTCAGTTTCCTCAACTGGTGGATCCCGAGCGCCGCCTGGATATCGGTCATGTTATATTTCCAGCCGCAGTCTTCGATCTCGTAATACCACGATCCCTGTGCCGAGTACCTCTTCCAGGCGTCCTTGCTGATCCCGTGCAGCCTGAGGATCCGCATTTTGTCGGCGATCTTCTGGTCGTCGGTGGTGACCGCACCTCCTTCGCCGGTGGTCATGTTCTTCGTGGCATAGAAACTGAAGCAGGTGGCATCGCTTAAGGAACCGATCTTTTTCCCGCGGTATTCCGCTCCGATCGCATGGGCCGCGTCCTCGATAACGACAAGGTCGTGGTCGTCTGCAATCTCCTGGATCTCCTTCATGTCGCAGGGCTGGCCAGCAAAATGTACCGGAACGATGGCCTTCGTCTTTGACGTGATCGCCTCGTTGATCTTTTCTGGGTCGATGTTGAAGGTATCCCGCTGGATATCGGCAAAGACGGGCCTGGCACCGGAGTGGACGATTACATTCCCGGTCGAAGCAAAGGTGTACGGGGAGGTGATCACCTCGTCGCCGGGCCCGATGCCATAGGCAAGGAGAGAGAGGTGAAGGGCGGCGGTACAGGAGTTCACGGCCACAGCATATTTTGCGCCGGTATATGCCGCGATCTGCTCCTCGAAGGCGATCGTCTTCGGCCCCATGGTGAGCCATCCCGACCGCAGGGTATCGACGACTTCTGCAATCTCTTCCTCGCCGATCTCGGGAAGGCAGTATGGTATCTTCAATTCGTCCATATCCTCATCTCGGCTTCGCCCATTCTTCAACCTTGTAGTTTCTGTACCATTCGATGAACTTTTTCAAGCCTTCGTCGATGGAATATTTCGGTTCCCAGCCGAGTTTTCTCGCCTTCGAGATATCGGCAACAAGGCGCTGGACCTCACCGGGACGCTCCTCGACATGGACAGGGGTAAGATCCTTGCCGCAGAGACCGATGATCTTATGGGCAAGGTCGATGATCGAGACATCGACGCCGGTCCCGAAATTGATCGGTTCTCTGAGGGGATTCGGGTATTTCACGACGAGATCGTACGCCTCCACGATGTCATCGACATAGGTGTAGTCCCGCGTCTGCAGACCGCTCCCGTAGATCACCGGCGGAAGGCCACCCATCGCCCTCTTGGTGAAGATGGAAAGAGCGCCGCCGTACCCGGAATCCTTCTGCCGAGGCCCATAGAGGTTGAATGGCCGCATGATGCAGACATTCATCCCATAGGTCTCGATATAGGCATAGCACATTCGGTCAGCTGCAATCTTGCTTGCGCCATAGGGATGAGGGGCATTGAGCGGGTGGTTCTCGTCCATCGGGGCATATTGCGCCGAGCCGTAGACCTCGCTCGTCGAGGCATGAACGACCTTGTCCACGTCATAGACCCTGGCGACCTCAAGGACATTCTGAGTGCCAAGGACGTTCACTTCATAGGTCAGCCTCGGTTCGATGATGGAGCGGTCCACATGGATCTGGGCGGCAAGATGGATGACGGCGTCGACATCACGCATGATCTTTTCAAGGAGGTCATAGTCCCTGATGTCGCCGTTGATCAACTTGAAATTGCGGTATCCCAGAAGGTGTCTGACATTTGTCAGACTTCCATTCATAAAGTTATCCAGACAGACAACTGTATCCCCGTTCTTTACATATCGATCGCAGAGATGAGAACCCACAAAACCGGCGCCGCCGGTGATCAACAGTTTCATGCCTGTCTCCCCTTTAGACAATTATAAATCATGCCCATCTCCTTCATCTGAGTATCATATCCTGCTTTTTCCTCAGCAATCCTTCGCGAGGCTGCGCCAAACCGTATCCTACTATCTTCGTTCCGAAGAAGATAAACAATTTTCCTCGCAAGTGTTTGAGAATCTTTTTTTGGTATAATAAACCCGTTTACCCCGTTCTGGACCCAGAGTGCATGGTCTCCGCTATCAGTCGCGACAACAGGAAGACCTGCCGCCAGTGCCTCAAGCGTGCTCACCACCGCACCGCCGTCGGAGAGTGACGTGGAGACATATACATCGGCGGAAGAAAGAAAGGCAGGAAGCTCATCATGGGGGATCCACCCGACAAAGAAAACGGCATTGGCAACCCCGAGAGAGGCCGCAAGATCCTGATTCCAGGCCTTCTCCTCCCCTTCACCTCCAAGGATGAATTTTGCATCAGGGATCTCCTTCAAAACAGAGGGGACCGCCCGGATCAGAGTCTCAGCATTATAGACCGATCGAAAACCCCGGATGTCGATGACAAGGGGATCGTTCTGGTTCGAGAAAAGTCCAGCAAAAAGAGTCTTATTCCTCTTTCCAGGATGAAAGAGAGTCGTATTCACTCCATGATGGATGACATGAATATCTTTTCCCTCTCCTCCGAGATCGTGAATTGCAGGAAGGTAATTCATACCATCGCATGTGATCACGTCGGCATCCCTCAACGCTTTTGTGACCATATACCTAAAAAGCGGATTTTTTTTCGGATCCTGAAAAATATCGCTCCCCCACAGTGTCAGGACATAGGGGCGGCCGGAGAAGGCAGCGCAGAAACCATAGTGCGTTGCATAATGGGCATGGACAACGTCTGGATCCAGACGCTTCAGAATGCTCCGGATCCTCACGGGTGCCAGGGCGATTGAGGGAAAAGCATAGGAAACCGTGATGACGCTAACGCCGATAGAATCGTAAAATGATCGATGAGCACGAAGTTCAGGAGTTTCCAGATAATCAAGGGTGATAAGGGTGACCTGGTGGTGAGTGGCAAAATATTCAATCCAGCGTCTGGTATGGATCGACCTGATATCCGCAAGATAACAGATATGCATCAGACCACTCCCATAAAAGCCACCCTAAAGTACCCCCATCTCACTCAAACGCGCCGGCAAATACTCCTTCGTCACGAAGTCCAGCCCCTGCGCGGCGAAGGCCTGCTGTTCCGCCTTCAGCCCCATCTCCAGCTGCAACCCGATCTGCTCCCGCCAGTAGTCTGTCGCGAACCTGGGATCGGTCAACTCCGACTTCAGGGCCGCCACATCCTGCTCGGAGAGGTGGTCGGCCGGGAGGTCGTAGTCGCGGATGTCCGAAGGCTGCACCCCGATGAACTGCGCCTGCGGCGTCGCCAGCAGTTCGGACATATGCGCCGCCTTGATCGATCCGTACGCCACCGAGGCATAGATACGGTACGACCAGGGGTCGCCGTCGGTGAAGACGACGATCGGAAGTTTGAACTCCTCGTTGATCCGCTTGAGGAGCCGCCGGGTGGAACGCGCGGGCTGGCCCTTCAGGTGGACGAGGGCCGCGCCGTACTCGTCGTCGAAGCCGTTCTCGATGAGGCGGGCGTACATACCGCCCGTCTCCAGCGCGATGACGAACTTGGCGTCATGGTCCAGGAAGTCGAGGGCGTCGACATTGTTCGGGATCTGGTAGCCGGTTTCGCCCACGTCGTCCTGGCAGTGGATCTCCCGCACGCCCCGCCGCGTCTTCTCCCGGATCCTGATAGGCCCGAAGATCGAGGCCCCGTCCTCCTCGGGACGGAGGTGGTAGACCTCGCGCTGGATGTCGGTGAGGATCTCCAGGTCCTCGACAAGTTTGTTGGACTCGTCCTGCGCCCCGAACTTCGCCTGCTTCCAGCCCTCGGAGATGTAGTACATCTCTCTTAAGGTCGAGGACCGGTTCTCGGCCAGCTGCTGCTTCAGGAAACCGATCACATACGCCATCTTCAGGAGGTGGACGGCCCCCTTCGCGGTGGCGGCCGAGCGCATGCTCTCCTTGTCGCCGTACTTCCAGACCTCGCTCTCCTCGTCGTACGCGATGTTCTGTTTGGTCCGCGTCGGCAGGGCGATCGAGGGGATCCGGCCGTCGATGAGCTGGTCGTACCAGCGCTCCGCGATCGCCTTCAGTTTTTCAAGGCCGAGGGCCTCAGTCTCCTCTTTCGTGCTCACAGGTACACCACCACTTTCTTCGCGTCCTCGACGCCGCGCACATCGAGCATGCCGCCGCCCGTCCCGGTGTAGACGACATGCCAGCCCTCGCCGGGAGCGAGGGCGCAGTTCCAGACCCGCGTGTACTCGCCGTCGAGGTCGCTTGCAAATGCGGGCGCAGGCTCCGCGTCCTTTGCGGCGTCAGGGGAGATGTCGTAGACGACCAGGGCGAGGTCATCGGCCGTGTGGTTGCGCACTTCGATGAGCACCCGGCCGTCATAGGACCGCTTCCGTGCGACAAGCCTGTGCATGATCCGCCCCTCGATCGCCGAGATGTCGGGCACCGGCCTCTCCGTGATCTCGGCCACCTTCTCGGCGATCGCGGGCATCACCGCGCAGACCGCCCGCGCCCGGTCATCCTTCTGCTTGTTCCTCTCCCGGCGGGCGAGGTACGCCTTCAACTCCCGCCCCAGGTCCTGAAGGGCGAGGGTGACCTCCTTCTCGATCTCCGGGATCGAGGCGACCGCGTCCTTGCTCTCCGAGGTGAAGGGGACGTTCGTCGAGGCGACGTGGACGAGGACGAGCACAGGCCCTGTCGGGAGGCCCGACTGGGAGAGCCCGTAGTTCTTCCAGTTCACGCCGGCGACCTGCGCCGTGATCGCGCAGGCCCCCTGCTGGTACAGCAGGGGCACGCGGTTTGCAAAGCGCATCAGCTGCGCCGTTCCCTCGGCGTCGAGTTTCCCGCCATAGCCGATCGCCGCCTCCACGACAAAGGGGTGGCCTGAGAAGACCGAGGCCGGGCGGGTCCGCGCCTTCACGAAGTCCGGCTGGAACTCCTTCTCCAGCCCCTGGACGATGAGGTCCTCCCCGATCGGGGAGAGGCACTGGTTCGTCGGCGGCGCCGGGACATGCACAGACTGCATCGCGGCAAGGAGGGTCTTCAGGGCGTCGGGGGCGACCGCACCCATCTTCGCCCTGACAGGGAGGCCGGCGGCCGCCGCGATCTCCTCCGCGGTCTTCTTTCCCACCCGGCAGAAACTCCCGACGAGAAAATCGTCAAGGGTGAC
Proteins encoded in this window:
- a CDS encoding class I SAM-dependent methyltransferase: MCPRDFEIDPNPPQYEATLEQQDEILRSWRSGRITPVNKIFWSLNRELILQMAVEHSSSESCVLDVGCGIGEYILYLQKKGRKCIGVDPLWDTSLLRARKNAEIEGLDIHLCQSLGESLPVKSNSLDMVLCISTLQHVKDPVQTLCEIRRVLKNDGLILISVPQTVRKSTFKKMGIYTCHFNIRIINDLLTRSGFVVRDLKVCGFFPPLSREILNKMHPFVGDTVLRFSVQMLDRCVQFTPHYASSIIILAGVKK
- a CDS encoding DegT/DnrJ/EryC1/StrS family aminotransferase produces the protein MDELKIPYCLPEIGEEEIAEVVDTLRSGWLTMGPKTIAFEEQIAAYTGAKYAVAVNSCTAALHLSLLAYGIGPGDEVITSPYTFASTGNVIVHSGARPVFADIQRDTFNIDPEKINEAITSKTKAIVPVHFAGQPCDMKEIQEIADDHDLVVIEDAAHAIGAEYRGKKIGSLSDATCFSFYATKNMTTGEGGAVTTDDQKIADKMRILRLHGISKDAWKRYSAQGSWYYEIEDCGWKYNMTDIQAALGIHQLRKLNGFVETRRKYAEMYSTGLRDLEGVVTPVEKKGRRHVYHLYPILLNGMDRGDFIGEMANMGICCSVHFIPLHLHPFYRENYGLVRGDYPLGEGAYDHEVSLPLYPAMQEETIRHVIRCVHEILK
- a CDS encoding dTDP-glucose 4,6-dehydratase encodes the protein MKLLITGGAGFVGSHLCDRYVKNGDTVVCLDNFMNGSLTNVRHLLGYRNFKLINGDIRDYDLLEKIMRDVDAVIHLAAQIHVDRSIIEPRLTYEVNVLGTQNVLEVARVYDVDKVVHASTSEVYGSAQYAPMDENHPLNAPHPYGASKIAADRMCYAYIETYGMNVCIMRPFNLYGPRQKDSGYGGALSIFTKRAMGGLPPVIYGSGLQTRDYTYVDDIVEAYDLVVKYPNPLREPINFGTGVDVSIIDLAHKIIGLCGKDLTPVHVEERPGEVQRLVADISKARKLGWEPKYSIDEGLKKFIEWYRNYKVEEWAKPR
- a CDS encoding glycosyltransferase, whose translation is MHICYLADIRSIHTRRWIEYFATHHQVTLITLDYLETPELRAHRSFYDSIGVSVITVSYAFPSIALAPVRIRSILKRLDPDVVHAHYATHYGFCAAFSGRPYVLTLWGSDIFQDPKKNPLFRYMVTKALRDADVITCDGMNYLPAIHDLGGEGKDIHVIHHGVNTTLFHPGKRNKTLFAGLFSNQNDPLVIDIRGFRSVYNAETLIRAVPSVLKEIPDAKFILGGEGEEKAWNQDLAASLGVANAVFFVGWIPHDELPAFLSSADVYVSTSLSDGGAVVSTLEALAAGLPVVATDSGDHALWVQNGVNGFIIPKKDSQTLARKIVYLLRNEDSRIRFGAASRRIAEEKAGYDTQMKEMGMIYNCLKGRQA
- a CDS encoding DNA topoisomerase IV subunit A, which encodes MSTKEETEALGLEKLKAIAERWYDQLIDGRIPSIALPTRTKQNIAYDEESEVWKYGDKESMRSAATAKGAVHLLKMAYVIGFLKQQLAENRSSTLREMYYISEGWKQAKFGAQDESNKLVEDLEILTDIQREVYHLRPEEDGASIFGPIRIREKTRRGVREIHCQDDVGETGYQIPNNVDALDFLDHDAKFVIALETGGMYARLIENGFDDEYGAALVHLKGQPARSTRRLLKRINEEFKLPIVVFTDGDPWSYRIYASVAYGSIKAAHMSELLATPQAQFIGVQPSDIRDYDLPADHLSEQDVAALKSELTDPRFATDYWREQIGLQLEMGLKAEQQAFAAQGLDFVTKEYLPARLSEMGVL
- a CDS encoding DNA topoisomerase VI subunit B, which codes for MVLAEDLAKQQKSISVAEFFEKNKHLLGFDSPTRGIITTIKEAVDNALDACEEAGVLPDIFVSIRKASPDAYRVAVEDNGPGIVPEQVPYVFGKLLYGSRFHQIRQSRGQQGIGISAAVLYAQLTTGTPAVVVSRTSAKVPAHRFSLMIRTETNEPEVLGHEEVAWDRTHGTRIELEFTSTLAARKRLIEYLRYTSVVNPHARISIEIDGEATTFERVSAEPIVPPQAIQPHPHGIELGTLKRMAATKADVTLDDFLVGSFCRVGKKTAEEIAAAAGLPVRAKMGAVAPDALKTLLAAMQSVHVPAPPTNQCLSPIGEDLIVQGLEKEFQPDFVKARTRPASVFSGHPFVVEAAIGYGGKLDAEGTAQLMRFANRVPLLYQQGACAITAQVAGVNWKNYGLSQSGLPTGPVLVLVHVASTNVPFTSESKDAVASIPEIEKEVTLALQDLGRELKAYLARRERNKQKDDRARAVCAVMPAIAEKVAEITERPVPDISAIEGRIMHRLVARKRSYDGRVLIEVRNHTADDLALVVYDISPDAAKDAEPAPAFASDLDGEYTRVWNCALAPGEGWHVVYTGTGGGMLDVRGVEDAKKVVVYL